The following proteins are encoded in a genomic region of Gimesia algae:
- a CDS encoding GspE/PulE family protein, whose amino-acid sequence MSQHFQEHLPEKPENHPEYVTELVNLILNQAQDCNASDIHLLPSESKMRMDWRIDGVLHHIANFSSELAPRMTSRLKVLSHLLTYRTDVPQEGRLRQSGEQAVETRISTFPTLYGEKVVVRLFVGSGQYKHLESLNLPGEILFELQRLLTQTGGVILMTGPAGSGKTTTIYACLREIIHQSQGSRSLASLEDPIEVVVPTVAQSQVNPAAGFDMVLGLRSLLRQDPEVIMVGEIRDRETAETVFQASLSGHLVVTTFHAGSATEAVSRLSDMGIEPYLLRSGLLAILSQRLLRRLCSCAEFSQADEDRMGLDVEHWKVPVGCVECGQTGYQGRMVLTEMLQPGQTEVANAILNGADATVLHQLAIQSGMRTQWDRAQEAVNQGLTSPAEVRRVLGVTRNNG is encoded by the coding sequence TTGTCCCAACATTTCCAGGAACACTTGCCTGAGAAACCCGAGAATCATCCGGAGTATGTCACCGAACTGGTTAATCTGATTTTGAATCAGGCCCAGGACTGCAACGCCAGCGACATTCACCTGCTGCCTTCCGAAAGTAAAATGCGGATGGACTGGCGGATTGACGGCGTGCTGCATCATATCGCGAACTTCTCATCCGAGTTGGCTCCGCGAATGACCTCGCGACTGAAAGTGCTGTCACATCTGCTGACCTATCGCACGGATGTCCCTCAAGAAGGCCGTCTGCGACAATCAGGTGAGCAGGCAGTCGAAACACGCATCAGCACCTTTCCCACGCTCTATGGCGAGAAAGTGGTGGTCCGACTGTTCGTCGGTTCTGGACAGTACAAACATCTGGAAAGCCTGAATCTGCCCGGCGAAATCCTGTTTGAACTGCAGCGCCTGCTGACACAGACGGGGGGCGTCATCTTAATGACGGGCCCGGCCGGCAGCGGGAAAACAACCACCATCTATGCCTGCCTGCGCGAGATCATCCACCAGTCTCAAGGATCTCGCAGTCTGGCTTCACTGGAAGACCCGATTGAAGTCGTCGTGCCCACGGTCGCGCAATCACAGGTGAATCCGGCTGCGGGCTTTGATATGGTCCTGGGGCTGCGTTCCCTGCTCAGGCAGGACCCGGAAGTCATTATGGTGGGTGAAATCCGCGACCGTGAAACCGCGGAAACCGTATTCCAGGCATCGCTCTCAGGGCATCTGGTCGTCACCACATTTCATGCCGGCAGCGCGACAGAAGCGGTAAGCCGCCTGTCAGACATGGGGATCGAACCGTATCTGCTGCGCAGCGGATTACTGGCGATTCTCAGCCAGCGATTGCTCAGGCGGCTCTGTTCCTGTGCGGAATTTTCCCAGGCCGACGAAGATCGCATGGGCCTGGATGTCGAACACTGGAAAGTGCCCGTTGGTTGTGTGGAATGCGGTCAGACCGGCTACCAGGGACGCATGGTCCTCACCGAGATGTTGCAGCCTGGCCAGACAGAGGTGGCGAATGCCATCTTAAACGGGGCTGATGCCACGGTCTTGCATCAGCTGGCCATTCAGTCGGGCATGCGAACCCAGTGGGATCGTGCACAGGAGGCCGTAAATCAGGGGCTCACCAGCCCGGCGGAAGTGCGTCGGGTTCTGGGCGTGACGCGAAATAATGGTTAA
- a CDS encoding type II secretion system F family protein, with the protein MNSRDDPESKATSKTRFELDELIALNEEIISLVQAGIPLELGLREMGNELPDRLGRITADLAIRMERGSTLPEAMAAEGDSFPLVYRVIVEAGIKSGKLTVALEEMSNYAWELFHLRRQIGMAMVYPLIVFSLAYGLFMIFLFEVLSRFNAAYDIFQLGESKPLQLLNSMQSTVVYWGVVPPLLLFLFAILWMRTGSSQLLNFKGTSRLIGWIPGVQKIANYYRYGNFSELMSLLIQQNIPFAESVVLAAEATGDDQLVKSASLMAERHLHAQPETGITTKEYGWPPLLTWLLTTKNHQGELSLALKNAADMYRRKATSYTRWFRILFPIFTGAIIGGGTVLCYSLVLFLPFSDMLKQLAQP; encoded by the coding sequence ATGAATTCAAGAGACGATCCTGAATCGAAGGCGACCAGCAAAACCCGCTTTGAGCTCGATGAGCTGATCGCATTGAACGAAGAAATCATTTCACTCGTGCAAGCCGGGATTCCCCTGGAACTGGGGCTCCGCGAAATGGGAAACGAACTCCCGGATCGGCTCGGGCGAATCACCGCTGACCTGGCAATCAGAATGGAGCGGGGCAGTACGCTGCCAGAGGCGATGGCCGCGGAAGGCGATAGCTTTCCCCTCGTGTATCGGGTGATCGTGGAAGCAGGCATCAAGTCGGGCAAGTTGACAGTTGCGCTGGAAGAAATGTCGAACTATGCCTGGGAACTGTTTCACCTGCGCCGCCAGATCGGCATGGCGATGGTCTACCCGCTGATTGTATTCAGCCTGGCATACGGGCTGTTTATGATTTTTCTGTTTGAAGTGCTGTCGCGGTTCAATGCCGCTTATGATATTTTTCAACTCGGGGAATCAAAGCCTCTACAGCTGTTAAACTCCATGCAGTCCACGGTCGTCTACTGGGGCGTAGTTCCACCGTTGCTGTTATTTCTATTTGCCATCTTATGGATGAGGACGGGCAGTTCGCAGTTGCTGAATTTCAAAGGGACCAGTCGCCTGATCGGCTGGATTCCCGGTGTGCAGAAGATTGCCAACTATTACCGGTACGGCAATTTTTCTGAACTGATGTCATTGTTGATTCAACAGAACATTCCCTTTGCCGAATCGGTGGTTCTGGCTGCGGAAGCGACCGGCGATGACCAGCTGGTGAAATCAGCAAGCCTGATGGCGGAGCGGCATCTGCATGCACAGCCGGAAACAGGCATCACCACGAAAGAATATGGCTGGCCTCCGTTATTAACCTGGTTGCTGACAACGAAGAATCACCAGGGGGAACTCAGTCTGGCCCTCAAAAATGCTGCAGATATGTATCGGAGAAAAGCCACCAGCTATACACGCTGGTTTCGCATTTTGTTTCCGATCTTTACCGGCGCGATCATCGGCGGAGGTACGGTGTTATGCTATTCTCTGGTATTATTTCTTCCGTTCTCGGACATGCTTAAACAATTAGCCCAACCTTGA
- a CDS encoding type II secretion system F family protein: MIWYRYQGINSQGKHVSGRIHAADRDEVASRLQDQDLKIERIEEEESELAFSMPGATASTGSQKLSSRDYDVISDHLSDLTRARLPLSTGLEAVSHEIENPRLRTAVQNLASQLDAGNDLETVLATSRAPRELCALVNAGTRSGKMSEILADYVAHTRQLSEMKSQLLMALSYPLILMVFAMLMLLSIMLWILPAFESIYFDFGIELPWVTLRLFELSIFLRTQWWWYLPAGLMLAGSYLMLMKTERGQMWSQKIIYRLPLIGGLLRGLSVSRFSHLLALLVDNQVPFLEALKMTGESSSNYEIRNACRQFSESVSNGQAEIASLESLKIFPATFLQTLASQSGATSHQGPRYSVEILNALSDMLNSQTRVRITFFSSVVEPLVIIFCGILMGFLFIAMLAPLIQLLYWLN, encoded by the coding sequence ATGATTTGGTATCGTTACCAGGGAATCAACTCACAAGGTAAACATGTTTCCGGCCGCATTCATGCCGCAGACAGGGATGAAGTTGCGAGTCGCCTGCAGGACCAGGATCTTAAAATTGAACGGATCGAAGAGGAAGAATCAGAGCTGGCTTTTTCCATGCCTGGCGCGACAGCTTCTACAGGCAGTCAGAAACTGTCATCCCGCGATTACGATGTGATTTCCGATCACCTGTCTGACCTGACCCGTGCGCGGCTGCCTTTGTCGACCGGACTGGAAGCGGTTTCGCATGAAATCGAAAATCCGCGCCTTCGCACTGCTGTCCAGAACCTGGCTTCACAGCTGGATGCCGGCAACGATCTGGAAACGGTGCTCGCTACCTCCCGGGCGCCCCGCGAATTGTGCGCACTGGTGAATGCCGGCACACGTTCCGGGAAGATGAGCGAGATCCTGGCGGACTATGTCGCCCATACCCGACAGCTCTCCGAGATGAAAAGCCAGTTGCTGATGGCGCTTAGCTATCCATTAATCCTGATGGTGTTTGCCATGCTGATGCTCCTGAGCATCATGCTCTGGATCCTGCCTGCCTTCGAATCAATTTATTTTGATTTTGGAATCGAGTTGCCATGGGTGACTCTCCGACTGTTTGAACTTTCGATTTTTCTGCGGACACAGTGGTGGTGGTATCTGCCTGCCGGACTGATGCTCGCCGGCTCCTATCTGATGTTGATGAAAACAGAACGCGGCCAGATGTGGTCGCAGAAAATAATATATCGTCTCCCATTAATTGGCGGATTGCTCCGCGGACTGTCTGTCTCACGTTTTTCCCATCTGCTGGCTTTGCTGGTCGATAACCAAGTCCCGTTTCTCGAAGCGCTCAAGATGACAGGAGAAAGTTCCAGTAATTATGAAATCCGTAACGCCTGCCGACAGTTTTCGGAATCGGTTTCCAACGGACAGGCAGAGATTGCCTCCCTGGAATCACTAAAAATATTCCCGGCCACGTTTTTGCAGACATTGGCCAGTCAGTCGGGCGCCACTTCCCATCAGGGACCCCGCTATTCAGTGGAAATCCTGAATGCACTGTCCGACATGTTAAACAGTCAGACACGGGTCCGCATTACTTTTTTCTCGTCGGTTGTTGAGCCACTGGTGATCATTTTCTGTGGTATTCTGATGGGCTTTCTGTTCATCGCCATGCTGGCCCCTTTAATTCAATTACTATACTGGCTGAACTGA
- a CDS encoding type II secretion system F family protein, translated as MDKKPHFENLNRIYGNVRRSSSLGSILSFGRVSYSQQVALLRILAIAADKQLPLIDVLETFGKDIRGHWRYQIMRLVDLLRSGVPLAEALEKIPYVIPANAFFLVKAGAESGTLPSALSLAAEVCAEQRNERDYLRPGIGAYLCTVFVIMALVFMFICYWIIPKFKKIFYDFNMELPDLTLSIIHTADLIVTYSLLIIPVLLFLLILYLRLRHTGYLENGWRPRFISGRYYPRLIAPDVLRFLHVTTESGRPLLGAFESLSHTTKNPYLSARFGAILDDIHKGNDCWTSLHDYSLLTPSEVRLLQSAQRAGNLSWALKAIAKGIERRINYRLALIREYLEPAFILSVGCLVGIFVVGLFLPLVTIMDALS; from the coding sequence ATGGATAAGAAACCCCATTTCGAAAATCTGAATCGAATTTATGGCAACGTAAGACGTTCGTCATCACTCGGTTCGATTCTATCCTTCGGGCGTGTTTCTTATTCTCAACAGGTGGCATTACTGCGGATTCTGGCGATCGCCGCCGATAAACAACTTCCATTAATTGATGTCCTGGAAACATTCGGAAAGGACATTCGAGGCCACTGGCGGTACCAGATCATGCGTCTGGTGGACTTGCTGCGCAGTGGCGTTCCGCTGGCAGAGGCACTGGAAAAAATTCCGTATGTGATTCCTGCCAACGCATTCTTTCTCGTCAAAGCGGGAGCCGAATCAGGAACGCTGCCTTCGGCGCTTTCCCTGGCGGCGGAAGTCTGTGCCGAGCAGCGCAATGAACGGGATTACCTGCGTCCCGGAATCGGGGCCTATTTGTGTACCGTTTTTGTCATCATGGCGTTGGTCTTCATGTTTATCTGTTACTGGATCATTCCCAAGTTCAAAAAGATTTTCTATGACTTCAACATGGAATTACCGGATCTGACGCTGTCGATCATCCATACTGCGGATCTGATAGTCACTTACTCTCTGTTAATTATTCCAGTCTTACTGTTTCTTTTGATCCTGTATCTCAGGCTCCGCCATACCGGTTACCTGGAAAATGGCTGGCGTCCGCGGTTTATTTCCGGGCGTTATTATCCCCGTTTAATTGCGCCGGATGTCTTACGGTTTCTACATGTCACTACCGAATCCGGGCGTCCCCTGCTGGGGGCATTTGAGTCCTTGTCACATACCACGAAAAATCCATATTTGTCTGCCCGCTTTGGAGCCATTCTGGATGATATCCATAAAGGAAACGATTGCTGGACGTCACTGCATGACTATAGCCTGCTGACACCCAGTGAAGTGCGTCTGTTACAGTCAGCACAGCGGGCGGGAAATTTAAGCTGGGCACTCAAAGCGATTGCCAAAGGGATTGAGCGGCGCATCAATTATCGCCTGGCGCTGATACGGGAATATCTGGAACCGGCTTTTATACTAAGCGTGGGCTGTTTAGTGGGAATATTCGTCGTCGGATTGTTTTTGCCACTGGTAACGATCATGGATGCCCTGTCTTAA
- a CDS encoding type II secretion system protein codes for MRNQIQNNRACSSRVASPGCRRRGFTLVEMMVAGVLLMTVSMIVVPAIYWVHRERRETERRQIAIVEVENLMERVVSLPFDEVQQSTVDKFALSETAIRQLPDASLQITVRDAADVKQMKKIRIQLGWKNQQEIKAMPVRLTSWVSPKEQE; via the coding sequence GTGAGAAATCAAATTCAGAACAACAGAGCCTGTTCAAGTCGTGTTGCATCACCGGGATGTCGGCGCCGCGGATTTACTCTGGTGGAGATGATGGTGGCGGGCGTGCTGTTGATGACCGTTTCCATGATTGTAGTACCAGCGATCTATTGGGTACATCGCGAACGCAGGGAGACCGAACGCAGACAGATAGCGATTGTGGAAGTGGAAAATCTGATGGAACGCGTGGTCTCTTTACCATTTGATGAAGTACAGCAGTCGACTGTGGATAAGTTTGCTTTATCGGAAACTGCAATCAGACAGCTGCCTGATGCCAGCTTGCAAATCACAGTCAGAGATGCGGCTGATGTAAAACAGATGAAAAAAATTCGGATCCAGCTGGGCTGGAAAAACCAGCAGGAAATCAAAGCGATGCCGGTGAGGCTTACTTCCTGGGTCTCTCCGAAGGAACAAGAGTAA
- a CDS encoding PulJ/GspJ family protein gives MQQRGFTISIRQYGCPPGVSLVEVVVAMGIASVLMGISMTTIHTVLRAERETSKAAWLGSSFQRFSHLFRADIHAAVDARFPGAGGTEIILQKADNQSVQYRIEQHQIFRVVTSQGEVAHRDVFYLPEGSHALFFEQQRLHRAGISIEEPDPLRRILSKNKGNSGQSGRPAVQELSIISTIGYDYRLANLKLKQPEKETNKTE, from the coding sequence ATGCAGCAACGCGGGTTTACTATTTCGATCAGACAATATGGCTGCCCTCCGGGAGTTTCACTGGTGGAAGTCGTGGTGGCCATGGGCATCGCCTCGGTGCTGATGGGCATCAGTATGACGACCATACATACCGTGCTCCGCGCCGAACGCGAAACCAGCAAAGCTGCCTGGCTGGGGTCTTCGTTCCAGCGCTTTTCCCATCTGTTTCGGGCAGATATTCATGCCGCCGTTGATGCCCGGTTTCCTGGAGCGGGGGGGACAGAAATCATACTTCAAAAGGCGGACAATCAGAGTGTGCAATATCGTATCGAGCAACATCAGATTTTCAGAGTCGTCACCAGCCAGGGTGAAGTCGCGCACCGTGATGTTTTTTATCTGCCTGAGGGGAGCCACGCTCTTTTTTTTGAACAGCAGCGACTGCATCGAGCAGGAATATCCATTGAAGAACCCGATCCTTTACGACGGATATTAAGCAAAAACAAGGGTAACTCAGGTCAATCCGGGAGACCAGCCGTCCAGGAATTATCCATCATTTCCACCATCGGGTATGATTACCGTTTGGCGAATCTTAAGCTGAAACAACCAGAAAAAGAAACAAATAAAACCGAGTGA
- a CDS encoding DUF1559 domain-containing protein, translating to MNKVASPCRQSQQRSGFTLIELLVVIAIIAILIALLLPAVQQAREAARRTQCKNNLMQINLALQNYEMAFEVLPAGVYNQTGPIKNEPKGYDMGWFGGLTPFVDQAIVYRHIDFKQSVYAEANYEVRKRPISFLSCPSDPKEAVLMVPIDNNLSLFQTNYAACYNANEAPIDANNSGVMFLNSSISYDQITDGSSNTIFIGEHLYDDTNLGWLSGTRATLRNTGSINRDLPKFTGSWGSNNNPDPVEEHPVDPLLNVGGFGSYHVGGAHIGLGDGSVRFLSENIDPGLLEQLGNRSDGKLMDPY from the coding sequence ATGAATAAGGTTGCTTCCCCTTGTCGCCAGAGTCAGCAGCGTAGTGGTTTCACACTGATTGAACTACTGGTCGTGATTGCGATCATCGCGATTCTGATTGCACTCCTGCTGCCTGCAGTACAGCAGGCGCGCGAGGCGGCCCGACGTACGCAGTGCAAAAACAATCTGATGCAGATCAACCTCGCGCTGCAGAACTATGAAATGGCGTTCGAAGTCCTGCCTGCGGGTGTTTATAACCAGACCGGGCCGATCAAAAACGAACCCAAAGGTTATGACATGGGCTGGTTCGGCGGACTCACGCCGTTTGTGGATCAGGCGATTGTTTATCGGCATATTGACTTTAAACAAAGCGTATATGCCGAAGCCAATTATGAAGTGCGCAAAAGACCGATTTCGTTTCTAAGCTGCCCTTCTGATCCCAAAGAGGCTGTTCTAATGGTGCCCATCGACAATAATCTCTCCTTGTTTCAGACAAACTACGCGGCCTGTTATAACGCCAATGAAGCGCCGATTGACGCCAATAATTCCGGGGTCATGTTTTTAAACAGCAGTATCAGCTACGATCAAATCACAGATGGCAGCAGCAATACAATTTTTATCGGCGAGCATCTCTACGACGATACGAACCTGGGCTGGCTGTCTGGTACCCGCGCCACTTTGCGGAATACCGGTTCCATTAACCGAGATCTTCCAAAATTTACAGGTTCCTGGGGAAGCAATAATAATCCCGACCCTGTAGAAGAGCATCCCGTCGACCCGCTGTTAAACGTCGGCGGGTTTGGCAGCTACCATGTCGGAGGTGCCCACATCGGACTGGGCGATGGTTCCGTTCGCTTCCTTTCCGAGAATATCGATCCCGGCTTGCTTGAGCAATTGGGGAATCGCAGCGATGGCAAGCTGATGGACCCGTATTAA
- the xerD gene encoding site-specific tyrosine recombinase XerD translates to MPPRKRPPANSRFQVRKPADPGVHLEPFLHYLEAECGMAANTVSAYRSDIVQFLDWYRAQKPVPLSEVDLAFLSGYLQHLNRRKLAATTVSRHLVTIKLFFRYLVLEGVLAESIADLLNSPKLWKYLPKVLSPEKVNQLLSAPCRQDRYPLRDRAILAMMYATGCRVTEIVTLPLNAVKLTEGYARCVGKGNKERMVSLNPVAVAAVEAYLRHERPDMTRRNTAEQALFLNRGGKQLSRVMVWNIVKKNAARVGCSKEVSPHTLRHSFATHMMAGGAEIRALQELLGHANIRTTQIYTHVDHSRLKAVHQMYHPRG, encoded by the coding sequence ATGCCGCCACGTAAACGACCACCGGCGAATTCCAGATTCCAGGTCCGCAAACCGGCGGACCCTGGTGTGCATCTGGAGCCATTCCTGCATTATCTGGAAGCAGAATGCGGGATGGCAGCGAATACCGTTTCCGCGTATCGCTCGGATATCGTGCAGTTTCTGGACTGGTACCGCGCACAGAAACCGGTTCCATTGAGTGAAGTGGATCTCGCTTTTCTCTCCGGCTACCTGCAGCATCTCAATCGGCGCAAACTGGCGGCGACGACTGTTTCGCGGCATCTGGTCACGATCAAGCTCTTCTTCCGCTACCTGGTACTGGAAGGCGTGCTCGCAGAAAGTATCGCCGACCTGTTGAATTCGCCCAAGCTCTGGAAATATCTACCGAAAGTCCTCAGCCCGGAAAAAGTCAACCAGTTGCTCTCCGCTCCCTGCCGCCAGGATCGTTATCCGCTCCGCGATCGGGCGATTCTGGCAATGATGTACGCGACGGGCTGCCGCGTGACAGAGATTGTGACCCTGCCTTTGAATGCGGTGAAGCTGACGGAAGGCTATGCCCGTTGTGTGGGTAAAGGGAACAAGGAACGCATGGTGTCATTGAATCCGGTCGCGGTCGCCGCGGTGGAAGCCTACCTGCGACACGAACGGCCCGACATGACGCGACGTAATACCGCAGAACAGGCGTTATTTCTGAACCGGGGAGGCAAGCAGTTATCGCGGGTCATGGTCTGGAACATCGTCAAGAAAAATGCGGCCCGCGTGGGCTGCAGTAAAGAGGTCAGTCCGCATACGCTGCGTCACAGCTTTGCGACCCACATGATGGCTGGTGGAGCTGAGATCAGAGCGTTGCAGGAACTGCTGGGGCATGCAAATATCCGCACGACTCAAATTTACACGCACGTCGATCACAGCCGCCTGAAAGCCGTGCATCAGATGTATCATCCGCGTGGCTGA